In a single window of the Elaeis guineensis isolate ETL-2024a chromosome 4, EG11, whole genome shotgun sequence genome:
- the LOC105044199 gene encoding uncharacterized protein produces the protein MKTIPIQPFPFPLLLFISLSFLEAGAQSEAQALLKWKSSLSQPDALSSWSLANSTTPCGWFGVRCNSVGSIVQLSLPNANLNGTLDELDFASLPSLTKLNLNSNLLCGPIPSNVSALSKLTSLDLSFNDFGYSIPPEIGSATKIQILFLSSNNLSGPIPPEIGRLADLKQLDLSLNSLSGPIPPEIGRLADLQQLDLSENILTGPIPWTIGNLTQLTSLALHTNNLNGTIPTEIGNITALARLDLSYNQLEGELPACLHGCSELVRLELEWNHFSGDISKSFSIHPALTYLDLTGNQLMGTLSPDWGECKNLTYLHVDGNNITGDIPAAFGNMTNLQDLSLASNFLSGTIPPQLGYLSLLYKLNLSSNQLSGSIPSELGDAAQLTSLDLSANKLKGPIPTELGKLRSLGVLDLSRNDLSGPIPHIIMGLASLISLNLANNNFSGLISRSIGSLSLLQSLHLNNNSLIGEIPSSLKNCTRLVVLDLGENKIHGNIPSWIGERLSSLTILRLSSNMLNGSIPPQLSRLSSLQLLDLAHNNISGSIPQGLGNLIAMVDGAQENWKKMGYISYNALKRDSVPCSRRGASYYNCRASGQDDSFYYSESVSVIWKGREAVFQQTLSLMVGIDLSGNYLSHEIPTELTNLSGLVFLNLSRNLLDGSIPKLIGNLKNLEVLDLSRNHLSGTIPQSISSLTFLDFLNLSNNHLSGRIPSGNQLQTLDDPSIYSGNDELCGFPLIKNCSNDQAFDVQLSTPNDGDEKLWLYLSMGPGFVVGFWGFFGILFFKRSLRLAYFQHIDDIYDWFSRILVRSM, from the coding sequence ATGAAGACAATCCCAATCCAACCTTTTCCCTTCCCTCTCCTTTTATTCATCTCCCTCTCCTTTTTGGAAGCCGGAGCACAGAGCGAAGCACAAGCTCTTCTCAAATGGAAGTCTAGCTTGTCTCAGCCAGATGCTCTGAGCTCATGGTCCCTTGCCAACTCTACCACCCCATGCGGATGGTTTGGTGTCCGCTGCAACTCAGTAGGCAGCATCGTGCAGCTGAGCTTACCCAATGCCAACCTCAACGGCACCCTCGATGAATTAGACTTTGCTTCTCTGCCCAGCCTCACCAAGCTCAACCTCAATAGCAACCTCCTCTGTGGCCCCATTCCTTCAAACGTCTCTGCTCTCTCCAAGCTCACGTCATTAGACCTCAGCTTCAATGACTTTGGATATTCCATTCCCCCGGAAATTGGATCGGCTACAAAGATCCAAATCCTGTTCCTCTCCTCCAACAACCTATCAGGTCCAATCCCTCCAGAGATTGGGAGGCTGGCCGACTTGAAGCAATTGGATCTATCACTAAATTCACTTAGTGGTCCAATCCCTCCAGAGATTGGAAGATTGGCCGACTTGCAACAATTGGATCTATCAGAAAATATTCTCACCGGTCCAATCCCCTGGACAATAGGAAACCTCACACAGCTGACTTCCCTGGCCCTCCACACCAACAACTTGAATGGCACAATCCCAACAGAGATCGGAAACATAACGGCACTGGCTAGACTTGACCTCAGCTACAACCAATTGGAGGGTGAGCTGCCAGCTTGCTTGCATGGCTGCTCGGAACTAGTCCGACTTGAGTTGGAGTGGAACCACTTTAGTGGAGATATATCAAAATCTTTCAGCATTCATCCTGCACTAACCTACTTGGATCTCACCGGCAATCAGTTGATGGGCACGTTGTCTCCAGACTGGGGGGAATGCAAGAATCTCACTTACTTGCACGTGGATGGCAACAACATCACTGGTGACATTCCAGCAGCATTCGGGAACATGACCAACTTGCAAGACCTGAGCTTAGCTTCCAACTTTTTGTCTGGAACAATTCCACCTCAACTGGGGTATTTGAGTCTCTTATACAAGCTCAATTTGAGTAGTAATCAGTTATCAGGGTCGATTCCTTCAGAGTTAGGTGATGCTGCCCAGCTTACTTCTCTTGATCTCTCAGCAAACAAACTCAAAGGTCCAATACCAACCGAGCTTGGTAAGTTGAGAAGTCTTGGAGTGTTGGATTTAAGCAGAAATGACCTCTCTGGACCAATTCCTCATATAATAATGGGACTTGCATCACTTATTTCCTTGAATTTGGCAAACAACAATTTTTCTGGATTGATTTCGAGATCAATAGGTTCCTTGTCTTTGCTCCAATCACTGCACTTGAACAATAACAGTTTGATTGGAGAAATACCTTCTTCATTGAAGAACTGCACGCGGTTGGTCGTTTTAGACCTCGGGGAGAACAAAATTCATGGAAATATTCCAAGTTGGATAGGAGAGAGGCTTTCATCATTGACGATCCTCCGTCTAAGTTCGAATATGTTAAATGGTAGCATTCCTCCCCAACTGTCACGTCTATCTTCGCTTCAGCTCTTGGACCTTGCACACAATAATATCTCAGGAAGTATCCCACAGGGTTTGGGCAATCTTATTGCGATGGTGGATGGCGCTCAAGAAAATTGGAAAAAAATGGGCTACATTTCCTACAATGCCTTAAAACGCGATAGCGTACCTTGTTCTCGTCGTGGAGCCAGTTATTACAACTGTAGAGCTTCTGGCCAGGATGACTCATTTTACTACAGTGAGAGCGTTTCCGTAATCTGGAAAGGAAGAGAGGCTGTTTTTCAACAGACGCTTTCACTAATGGTGGGAATCGACCTTTCAGGCAATTATCTCTCTCATGAGATCCCTACAGAGCTAACAAATCTTTCTGGGCTAGTTTTTTTAAATCTCTCCAGGAATCTTTTGGATGGAAGCATTCCAAAGTTGATCGGTAACTTGAAAAATCTTGAAGTTCTTGACTTGTCCAGGAATCACTTATCAGGTACAATTCCTCAAAGCATCTCTTCTCTAACATTCTTGGATTTCTTGAACCTATCAAACAACCACTTGTCGGGACGGATACCATCTGGCAATCAACTACAAACACTTGATGATCCATCAATCTATAGCGGCAATGATGAACTTTGTGGATTTCCACTAATCAAAAATTGTTCGAATGACCAAGCATTTGATGTTCAATTGTCAACACCAAATGATGGTGATGAAAAATTATGGTTGTATCTTAGCATGGGACCAGGATTTGTGGTGGGATTTTGGGGGTTCTTTGGTATTTTATTCTTTAAGAGATCCTTGAGGCTTGCCTATTTCCAACACATTGATGATATATATGATTGGTTCTCTAGGATATTAGTGAGGAGCATGTAA